One genomic window of Pseudokineococcus lusitanus includes the following:
- a CDS encoding class II fumarate hydratase produces MTANSPDSSAGAPPEGFRVEHDTMGEVLVPADALYRAQTQRAVENFPLSGTTLSRTHVEALARIKKAAAQANAELGVLPQDVADAIVAAADEVAAGAHDDQFPVDVFQTGSGTSSNMNTNEVLATLASRRLGRDVHPNDHVNASQSSNDVFPTSVHVAATAGVVQDLLPALEHLEASLRRKAEEWAEVVKAGRTHLMDATPVTLGQEFGGYAQQVRYGAARVRAALPRTAEVPLGGTATGTGINTPAGFPQRVIELLAADTGLPITEAPDHFEAQGARDGLVELSGALRTVAVSLTKVCNDLRWMGSGPNTGLGELRIPDLQPGSSIMPGKVNPVVPEAVLMVCAQVVGNDAATAWAGASGSFELNVAIPVMARNVLESVRLLAGAGRLLADRTVDGLEADVERARALAESSPSIVTPLNRTIGYEAAAKVAKHAVAHGVTVRQAVVDLGFVERGEVTEAQLDSALDVLSMTRPPQR; encoded by the coding sequence ATGACCGCGAACTCCCCCGACAGCAGCGCCGGCGCTCCCCCCGAGGGCTTCCGCGTCGAGCACGACACGATGGGCGAGGTCCTCGTGCCGGCCGACGCCCTCTACCGCGCGCAGACGCAGCGCGCCGTCGAGAACTTCCCGCTCAGCGGCACGACCCTCTCCCGCACCCACGTCGAGGCGCTCGCGCGCATCAAGAAGGCTGCCGCGCAGGCCAACGCCGAGCTGGGCGTCCTGCCGCAGGACGTCGCCGACGCGATCGTCGCGGCGGCCGACGAGGTGGCGGCCGGTGCCCACGACGACCAGTTCCCCGTGGACGTGTTCCAGACCGGCTCGGGCACGTCGTCCAACATGAACACCAACGAGGTGCTGGCGACCCTGGCCTCGCGCCGCCTCGGCCGCGACGTCCACCCCAACGACCACGTCAACGCCTCGCAGTCGTCCAACGACGTCTTCCCCACCTCGGTGCACGTCGCCGCGACCGCCGGTGTCGTGCAGGACCTCCTGCCGGCGCTCGAGCACCTGGAGGCGTCGCTGCGCCGCAAGGCGGAGGAGTGGGCGGAGGTCGTCAAGGCGGGCCGCACGCACCTCATGGACGCGACGCCCGTGACGCTGGGGCAGGAGTTCGGCGGCTACGCCCAGCAGGTGCGCTACGGCGCCGCGCGGGTGCGCGCCGCGCTCCCCCGCACCGCGGAGGTGCCGCTCGGCGGGACGGCCACCGGCACGGGCATCAACACGCCGGCCGGCTTCCCCCAGCGCGTCATCGAGCTGCTCGCCGCCGACACGGGGCTGCCGATCACCGAGGCGCCGGACCACTTCGAGGCGCAGGGCGCGCGGGACGGGCTCGTCGAGCTCTCCGGCGCGCTGCGCACGGTGGCCGTCAGCCTCACCAAGGTCTGCAACGACCTGCGCTGGATGGGGTCCGGCCCCAACACGGGCCTCGGCGAGCTGCGGATCCCCGACCTCCAGCCGGGCAGCTCGATCATGCCCGGCAAGGTCAACCCGGTCGTCCCCGAGGCCGTCCTCATGGTGTGCGCGCAGGTCGTCGGCAACGACGCGGCGACGGCGTGGGCCGGCGCCAGCGGCTCCTTCGAGCTCAACGTCGCTATCCCGGTCATGGCGCGCAACGTGCTCGAGTCGGTGCGCCTGCTCGCCGGGGCGGGCCGGCTGCTCGCCGACCGCACCGTCGACGGGCTCGAGGCCGACGTCGAGCGGGCGCGCGCCCTCGCGGAGTCCTCGCCGTCGATCGTCACGCCGCTCAACCGCACCATCGGCTACGAGGCCGCGGCGAAGGTGGCCAAGCACGCCGTCGCGCACGGCGTCACGGTGCGCCAGGCCGTCGTCGACCTCGGCTTCGTCGAGCGCGGCGAGGTCACCGAGGCCCAGCTCGACAGCGCCCTCGACGTCCTGTCGATGACGCGGCCTCCGCAGCGCTGA
- a CDS encoding carbohydrate kinase family protein, whose protein sequence is MRADAAGGGPRALVVGDTLVDVVHPAGGDAGPVEHPGGSAANVALGLARLGRPVDLLGRLADDARGRRVADHLTGDGVHLAAGLLPASDDVRTPTAQAHLGADGGARYEFDLAWELEADDLACITAGEPPLVVCTGSLATALEPGATQVEGLLDALRPTTTVVLDPNLRPSLMGTPEEVRPRVEALVTTSDVVKLSDEDAGWLFPDRDPADVVRSWLGLGPALVVLTRGGEGALAVCAAGEVDEPGRTVDVADTVGAGDSFTGGLVDALWSEGLLGADRRTALAAVDLEVLGRCVAAATDVAAVTVSRPGADPPRRDELPRSGS, encoded by the coding sequence GTGAGGGCCGACGCCGCGGGCGGCGGCCCGCGCGCGCTCGTCGTCGGCGACACGCTCGTCGACGTCGTCCACCCCGCCGGCGGCGACGCCGGGCCGGTCGAGCACCCGGGCGGCAGCGCCGCCAACGTCGCCCTCGGCCTGGCGCGTCTGGGCCGTCCCGTGGACCTGCTCGGCCGCCTGGCGGACGACGCACGGGGCCGACGGGTCGCCGACCACCTCACCGGGGACGGCGTCCACCTCGCCGCGGGGCTGCTGCCCGCGTCCGACGACGTCCGCACCCCGACGGCGCAGGCGCACCTCGGGGCGGACGGCGGCGCACGCTACGAGTTCGACCTGGCGTGGGAGCTCGAGGCCGACGACCTCGCGTGCATCACGGCGGGCGAGCCGCCGCTGGTCGTCTGCACGGGCTCCCTCGCGACCGCCCTCGAGCCGGGCGCGACCCAGGTGGAGGGCCTCCTCGACGCCCTGCGCCCGACGACGACCGTGGTCCTCGACCCCAACCTGCGCCCGTCGCTCATGGGCACGCCCGAGGAGGTCCGCCCGCGCGTCGAGGCCCTCGTGACGACCTCGGACGTCGTCAAGCTCAGCGACGAGGACGCCGGGTGGCTGTTCCCGGACCGCGACCCGGCCGACGTCGTCCGCTCCTGGCTGGGCCTCGGCCCGGCCCTCGTCGTGCTCACCCGCGGCGGGGAGGGTGCGCTGGCCGTCTGCGCCGCGGGCGAGGTGGACGAGCCCGGCCGGACGGTGGACGTCGCGGACACCGTCGGCGCCGGCGACTCCTTCACCGGCGGCCTCGTCGACGCGCTGTGGTCGGAGGGCCTGCTCGGCGCGGACCGGCGGACGGCGCTGGCGGCCGTCGACCTCGAGGTGCTCGGGCGGTGCGTGGCCGCGGCCACCGACGTCGCCGCCGTCACCGTGTCGCGGCCCGGGGCCGACCCGCCCCGTCGCGACGAGCTGCCCCGCAGCGGCTCCTGA
- a CDS encoding PhoH family protein: protein MQRFAEHEVVLPLVVVVELEAKRHHPEVGYFARTALRLLDDLRARHGRLDGPVPVGEHGGTLRVELNHVDPTSLPAGLRLGDNDSRVLAVARNLSAEGGDVVVVSKDTPMRVKASALGLAVEEYRADAAVDSGWTGLAELELAEDDMAALYGEERLEDPRAAELPVHTGLVLLSARGSALGRVAPDKSVRLVRGDREAFGVRGRSAEQRVALELLLDPEVGIVSLGGRAGTGKSALALCAGLEAVLERRTQKKVVVFRPLYAVGGQDLGYLPGSEAEKMGPWAQAVFDTLGALVSSEVVEEVMARELLEVLPLTHIRGRSLHDAFVVVDEAQSLERGVLLTVLSRIGQGSRVVLTHDVAQRDNLHVGRHDGVAAVIEALKGHPLFAHVTLTRSERSPVAALVTELLEGLEP, encoded by the coding sequence ATGCAGCGCTTCGCCGAGCACGAGGTCGTGCTGCCGCTCGTCGTCGTCGTCGAGCTGGAGGCCAAGCGCCACCACCCGGAGGTCGGCTACTTCGCGCGCACGGCCCTGCGCCTGCTCGACGACCTGCGTGCCCGCCACGGACGGCTCGACGGGCCGGTCCCGGTGGGCGAGCACGGGGGGACCCTGCGGGTCGAGCTCAACCACGTCGACCCGACGTCGCTGCCCGCCGGGCTCCGGCTCGGGGACAACGACTCCCGCGTCCTCGCGGTCGCGCGCAACCTGTCCGCGGAGGGCGGCGACGTCGTCGTCGTCAGCAAGGACACCCCGATGCGGGTCAAGGCGTCCGCGCTCGGCCTGGCGGTGGAGGAGTACCGGGCCGACGCCGCCGTGGACTCGGGCTGGACGGGGCTCGCGGAGCTCGAGCTCGCCGAGGACGACATGGCCGCCCTCTACGGCGAGGAGCGCCTCGAGGACCCGCGCGCGGCCGAGCTGCCCGTGCACACCGGGCTCGTCCTCCTCTCCGCCCGCGGGTCCGCGCTCGGCCGGGTGGCGCCCGACAAGTCGGTCCGGCTCGTCCGCGGCGACCGGGAGGCCTTCGGCGTCCGTGGCCGCAGCGCCGAGCAGCGGGTGGCCCTCGAGCTGCTCTTGGACCCGGAGGTGGGGATCGTCAGCCTCGGCGGCCGCGCCGGCACCGGGAAGTCGGCGCTCGCGCTGTGCGCGGGCCTCGAGGCGGTGCTCGAGCGCCGCACGCAGAAGAAGGTCGTCGTCTTCCGCCCGCTCTACGCCGTCGGCGGGCAGGACCTCGGCTACCTCCCCGGCAGCGAGGCCGAGAAGATGGGGCCCTGGGCCCAGGCGGTCTTCGACACGCTCGGCGCGCTCGTCAGCTCCGAGGTGGTCGAGGAGGTCATGGCCCGCGAGCTGCTCGAGGTGCTCCCGCTCACCCACATCCGCGGCCGCAGCCTCCACGACGCCTTCGTGGTCGTCGACGAGGCGCAGTCGCTCGAGCGGGGCGTCCTGCTCACCGTGCTCTCGCGCATCGGGCAGGGGAGCCGCGTCGTCCTCACCCACGACGTCGCCCAGCGCGACAACCTCCACGTGGGGCGGCACGACGGCGTCGCGGCCGTCATCGAGGCGCTCAAGGGGCACCCGCTCTTCGCGCACGTGACCCTCACCCGCTCGGAGCGCTCGCCCGTGGCCGCCCTCGTCACCGAGCTGCTGGAGGGCCTCGAGCCCTGA
- a CDS encoding carbohydrate ABC transporter permease: MSTREKVLWYVAGAAIVVYALFPVAWILSLSLKTNAGLTENQFLPSEVTWDNYRLIITGDASELFLPALRNSIGIALIATLIAVVLATLTAYAVSRLQFPGKKLLLTTALAVAIFPVISIVTPLFNIWRTIGLYDTWPGLIIPYLAVTLPLAIWTLSAFFREIPWDMEQAAQVDGATTWQAFIKVIVPLAVPGVFTTAIIAFFLAWNDFVFGISLTSTDASRPVPAALAFFTGASQFEEPTGATSAAAVIVTIPVVIIVLVFQRRIVAGLTNGAVKG; this comes from the coding sequence ATGTCGACCCGCGAGAAGGTGCTCTGGTACGTGGCGGGGGCGGCGATCGTCGTCTACGCGCTCTTCCCCGTGGCGTGGATCCTCTCGCTGAGCCTCAAGACGAACGCGGGCCTCACGGAGAACCAGTTCCTGCCGAGCGAGGTGACGTGGGACAACTACCGGCTCATCATCACCGGTGACGCGTCCGAGCTCTTCCTGCCGGCCCTGCGGAACTCGATCGGCATCGCCCTCATCGCGACGCTCATCGCCGTCGTGCTGGCGACGCTCACCGCCTACGCGGTCTCCCGCCTGCAGTTCCCCGGCAAGAAGCTGCTGCTGACGACGGCCCTCGCCGTGGCGATCTTCCCCGTCATCTCCATCGTCACGCCGCTGTTCAACATCTGGCGGACCATCGGCCTCTACGACACCTGGCCGGGCCTCATCATCCCGTACCTGGCGGTGACCCTGCCGCTGGCCATCTGGACGCTGTCGGCCTTCTTCCGCGAGATCCCCTGGGACATGGAGCAGGCGGCCCAGGTGGACGGCGCCACGACGTGGCAGGCCTTCATCAAGGTGATCGTCCCGCTGGCCGTGCCCGGCGTCTTCACCACGGCCATCATCGCGTTCTTCCTCGCCTGGAACGACTTCGTCTTCGGCATCTCGCTGACGTCGACCGACGCGTCCCGGCCCGTGCCGGCGGCGCTCGCCTTCTTCACCGGCGCCTCGCAGTTCGAGGAGCCGACGGGGGCGACGTCGGCCGCCGCCGTCATCGTCACCATCCCCGTCGTCATCATCGTGCTCGTCTTCCAGCGGCGGATCGTCGCCGGCCTCACGAACGGCGCCGTCAAGGGCTGA
- a CDS encoding extracellular solute-binding protein has protein sequence MRRTAAVPAAVVVAGALLVSCGSGESQEVTADGTPVLNWYINPDSGGQQEIARRCTEANQGRFALNVQILPNNPQGQREQLVRRLVAGDSSVDIMSLDPPFIPEFSEAGFFAPMPPEVQEAVSEGVLDGALAGATYADELVTVPFWANTQLLWYRQSVAEEAGLDMSEPVTWDQVIDAAEATGTTVGVQGRAAESMTVWVNALVVSQGGDVLANPEAPADEIQVDLDSPEGQQAAAIMQRIADAGVGGPQLSTADEDASAALFESDSGGFMVNWPYVWARGQTLVEQGSLDQSVLDDYGWTLYPRVDAETEPATPYGGINLGIGAFTDDPDLAYEAAQCIASVENQTYYFASNGNPPSNAAAFDDESLLEDYPMAPTIQESTQLAAPRPQTPFYDVVSTGIQRTWRPETADPGSTPAVSTELITEVLRGEALL, from the coding sequence GTGCGTCGCACCGCCGCGGTGCCCGCGGCCGTCGTCGTCGCCGGCGCGCTGCTCGTCTCGTGCGGCAGCGGGGAGAGCCAGGAGGTCACCGCCGACGGCACGCCCGTCCTCAACTGGTACATCAACCCGGACTCGGGCGGCCAGCAGGAGATCGCGCGGCGCTGCACCGAGGCCAACCAGGGGCGCTTCGCGCTCAACGTGCAGATCCTGCCGAACAACCCGCAGGGCCAGCGCGAGCAGCTCGTCCGACGGCTCGTGGCGGGGGACTCCTCCGTCGACATCATGAGCCTCGACCCGCCCTTCATCCCCGAGTTCAGCGAGGCGGGCTTCTTCGCCCCCATGCCGCCGGAGGTGCAGGAGGCCGTCAGCGAGGGGGTCCTGGACGGCGCGCTCGCGGGTGCCACCTACGCCGACGAGCTCGTCACGGTGCCGTTCTGGGCCAACACCCAGCTGCTCTGGTACCGCCAGTCGGTGGCCGAGGAGGCGGGCCTCGACATGAGCGAGCCGGTCACGTGGGACCAGGTCATCGACGCCGCCGAGGCGACGGGGACGACGGTCGGCGTCCAGGGCCGTGCCGCCGAGTCGATGACGGTGTGGGTCAACGCCCTCGTCGTCTCCCAGGGCGGCGACGTCCTCGCCAACCCCGAGGCACCGGCCGACGAGATCCAGGTCGACCTCGACAGCCCCGAGGGCCAGCAGGCCGCCGCGATCATGCAGCGCATCGCGGACGCCGGGGTCGGCGGCCCGCAGCTGTCGACGGCGGACGAGGACGCCAGCGCCGCGCTCTTCGAGTCGGACAGCGGCGGCTTCATGGTCAACTGGCCGTACGTCTGGGCCCGCGGCCAGACGCTCGTCGAGCAGGGCAGCCTCGACCAGTCCGTCCTCGACGACTACGGCTGGACCCTCTACCCGCGCGTCGACGCGGAGACCGAGCCGGCGACGCCGTACGGCGGCATCAACCTCGGCATCGGCGCCTTCACCGACGACCCCGACCTCGCCTACGAGGCCGCGCAGTGCATCGCGTCGGTGGAGAACCAGACGTACTACTTCGCCTCGAACGGCAACCCGCCGTCCAACGCCGCGGCCTTCGACGACGAGAGCCTGCTGGAGGACTACCCGATGGCCCCGACCATCCAGGAGTCGACGCAGCTCGCCGCGCCCCGGCCGCAGACGCCCTTCTACGACGTCGTCTCGACGGGCATCCAGCGCACCTGGCGGCCCGAGACGGCGGACCCGGGGAGCACCCCGGCGGTCTCGACCGAGCTCATCACCGAGGTGCTGCGCGGGGAGGCCCTGCTGTGA
- a CDS encoding carbohydrate ABC transporter permease, whose amino-acid sequence MSATRPTTSGSSRAGADATGDGRDAVDPRPSGEQERRARRAGGKPPLTDRARGERNLGLLLVAPAFLVMIGVVAYPMLLAAYDSLFSYRLTAPDQRSFVGLQNYITILSDPLWWRAFATTGYITVITVAVELVLGFALAMVMHKAITTLRPVLRTAILIPYAIITVVSAFAWFYAFDLNSGFVNQWLPFVGDDFNWFAERSSSLVVIMLSEIWKTTPFISLLLLAGLAQVPEDLQEAARVDGATFWERLRKVTLPNMKAAIMVALLFRTLDAVRIFDNVFIMTAGTNGTETLAFLAYRQTIQRQEVGLGSAISVLLFLLVVLIAVLFVKVFKVDLSRQRGE is encoded by the coding sequence GTGAGCGCGACGAGACCCACGACGAGCGGCTCCTCGCGGGCCGGCGCGGACGCGACCGGGGACGGCCGCGACGCGGTCGACCCCCGGCCGTCCGGCGAGCAGGAGCGCCGGGCTCGGCGCGCGGGCGGCAAGCCGCCGCTGACCGACCGGGCCAGGGGCGAGCGCAACCTCGGGCTGCTGCTCGTGGCGCCGGCGTTCCTCGTGATGATCGGCGTCGTCGCCTACCCGATGCTCCTGGCGGCGTACGACTCGCTCTTCAGCTACCGCCTCACGGCGCCGGACCAGCGGTCCTTCGTCGGGCTGCAGAACTACATCACCATCCTGTCCGACCCCCTGTGGTGGCGGGCCTTCGCGACGACGGGCTACATCACCGTCATCACGGTGGCCGTCGAGCTGGTCCTCGGCTTCGCGCTGGCGATGGTCATGCACAAGGCGATCACGACCCTGCGGCCCGTGCTGCGGACGGCGATCCTCATCCCGTACGCGATCATCACGGTCGTCTCGGCCTTCGCCTGGTTCTACGCCTTCGACCTGAACTCCGGCTTCGTCAACCAGTGGCTGCCCTTCGTGGGCGACGACTTCAACTGGTTCGCGGAGCGCAGCAGCTCGCTCGTCGTCATCATGCTCTCGGAGATCTGGAAGACGACGCCGTTCATCTCGCTGCTCCTGCTGGCCGGTCTGGCGCAGGTGCCGGAGGACCTCCAGGAGGCGGCGCGGGTCGATGGCGCGACCTTCTGGGAGCGGCTGCGGAAGGTCACGCTGCCCAACATGAAGGCCGCCATCATGGTGGCCCTGCTGTTCCGCACGCTCGACGCGGTCCGCATCTTCGACAACGTCTTCATCATGACGGCCGGCACCAACGGCACCGAGACGCTGGCCTTCCTGGCCTACCGGCAGACCATCCAGCGGCAGGAGGTCGGCCTCGGCTCGGCCATCTCCGTCCTGCTGTTCCTCCTGGTGGTCCTCATCGCCGTGCTCTTCGTCAAGGTCTTCAAGGTCGACCTGTCCCGGCAGAGGGGTGAGTGA
- a CDS encoding ABC transporter ATP-binding protein, translating to MAGITLQNIVKKYGDGFPAVNDVSLDIADGEFVILVGPSGCGKSTLLRMVVGLEDITDGDLTIGGKRVNDKAPRDRNLAMVFQNYALYPHLSVFENIAFPLRLAKGKHSDAEVTKRVNEAADLLELREHLERKPANLSGGQRQRVAMGRAIVRQADAFLFDEPLSNLDAKLRGQMRTEIARMQRRLGTTTIYVTHDQTEAMTLGDRVAVLRKGELQQVASPRELYEEPVNLFVAGFIGSPPMNFLPAQLEGTTLTLPFGSVEITPEVAERARGAEFLIAGLRPEHVEDASVLEGSRAERGTTFEVDVDVTEWLGNELYAYVPFTPDERVAAKLAELDKELDGESMRHQMVVTLDARSRVRDGDRARLWFDPASLHLFDPASGRSLTRDEGRAEQIARESEEARREALERSRARAAEGAAV from the coding sequence ATGGCCGGCATCACCCTGCAGAACATCGTCAAGAAGTACGGGGACGGCTTCCCGGCCGTCAACGACGTCAGCCTCGACATCGCCGACGGCGAGTTCGTCATCCTCGTCGGGCCCTCCGGCTGCGGGAAGTCCACGCTCCTGCGGATGGTCGTCGGCCTCGAGGACATCACCGACGGCGACCTCACCATCGGCGGGAAGCGCGTCAACGACAAGGCGCCCCGCGACCGCAACCTCGCGATGGTGTTCCAGAACTACGCCCTCTACCCGCACCTGTCGGTGTTCGAGAACATCGCCTTCCCGCTGCGGCTGGCCAAGGGCAAGCACTCCGACGCGGAGGTGACCAAGCGGGTCAACGAGGCGGCCGACCTCCTCGAGCTGCGCGAGCACCTCGAGCGCAAGCCGGCCAACCTCTCCGGCGGCCAGCGCCAGCGCGTGGCCATGGGGCGGGCCATCGTGCGCCAGGCGGACGCCTTCCTCTTCGACGAGCCGCTGTCCAACCTCGACGCCAAGCTGCGCGGCCAGATGCGCACGGAGATCGCGCGCATGCAGCGGCGGCTCGGCACGACGACCATCTACGTCACCCACGACCAGACCGAGGCGATGACGCTGGGCGACCGGGTGGCCGTCCTGCGCAAGGGCGAGCTGCAGCAGGTCGCCAGCCCGCGCGAGCTCTACGAGGAGCCCGTCAACCTCTTCGTCGCCGGCTTCATCGGCTCCCCGCCGATGAACTTCCTGCCCGCGCAGCTGGAGGGCACCACCCTCACGCTGCCCTTCGGCTCCGTCGAGATCACGCCGGAGGTGGCGGAGCGGGCGCGCGGGGCGGAGTTCCTCATCGCGGGCCTGCGGCCCGAGCACGTCGAGGACGCCTCGGTGCTCGAGGGCTCGCGGGCCGAGCGCGGCACGACGTTCGAGGTGGACGTCGACGTGACGGAGTGGCTCGGCAACGAGCTCTACGCCTACGTGCCGTTCACGCCGGACGAGCGGGTGGCGGCCAAGCTCGCCGAGCTGGACAAGGAGCTCGACGGCGAGAGCATGCGCCACCAGATGGTCGTCACGCTCGACGCCCGCAGCCGGGTGCGCGACGGCGACCGCGCGCGCCTGTGGTTCGACCCGGCGAGCCTGCACCTCTTCGACCCGGCGTCGGGCCGGAGCCTCACGCGGGACGAGGGCCGGGCCGAGCAGATCGCCCGCGAGAGCGAGGAGGCCCGGCGCGAGGCCCTCGAGCGCTCGCGGGCCCGCGCCGCCGAGGGGGCCGCGGTCTAG
- a CDS encoding isoprenyl transferase — MPLRDLVYRLYERRLERSVAGRHRGDRLLGRGPHPAGPHHVGVILDGNRRWARQSGLAAQDGHRQGAGKIVDFLGWCEDAGVGVVTLYLLSTDNLRRDPDEVAELLGIIEQAVDDLVATGRWRVHPIGALHLLPPATAARLAEAAASTRDGGGLHVNVAVGYGGRQEIADAVRSLLRDAARDGRTLEELADVVTVDHIAEHLYTKGQPDPDLVIRTSGEQRLSGFLLWQSAHSEFYFCEALWPAFRRVDLLRALRAYAARERRYGS, encoded by the coding sequence GTGCCCCTGCGAGACCTCGTGTACCGGCTCTACGAGCGCCGGCTCGAGCGGTCCGTCGCCGGGCGGCACCGGGGCGACCGGCTGCTGGGCCGCGGTCCCCACCCCGCCGGCCCCCACCACGTCGGCGTCATCCTCGACGGCAACCGCCGCTGGGCCCGCCAGTCCGGCCTCGCGGCCCAGGACGGCCACCGGCAGGGCGCCGGGAAGATCGTCGACTTCCTCGGCTGGTGCGAGGACGCGGGCGTCGGCGTCGTCACGCTCTACCTGCTCTCCACCGACAACCTGCGGCGCGACCCGGACGAGGTCGCCGAGCTCCTCGGCATCATCGAGCAGGCCGTCGACGACCTCGTGGCGACGGGGCGGTGGCGGGTCCACCCCATCGGCGCCCTGCACCTGCTGCCCCCCGCGACGGCGGCCCGGCTCGCCGAGGCGGCGGCCAGCACCCGCGACGGCGGCGGGCTTCACGTGAACGTGGCCGTCGGCTACGGCGGCCGCCAGGAGATCGCCGACGCCGTCCGCTCGCTCCTGCGCGACGCCGCCCGCGACGGCCGCACCCTCGAGGAGCTGGCCGACGTCGTCACGGTCGACCACATCGCCGAGCACCTCTACACGAAGGGTCAGCCGGACCCCGACCTCGTCATCCGCACGTCGGGGGAGCAGCGGCTGTCCGGCTTCCTGCTCTGGCAGAGCGCGCACAGCGAGTTCTACTTCTGCGAGGCCCTGTGGCCGGCGTTCCGCCGCGTCGACCTCCTCCGCGCGCTGCGCGCCTACGCGGCGCGCGAGCGGCGCTACGGCTCCTGA
- the trhA gene encoding PAQR family membrane homeostasis protein TrhA: protein MGSARSTGEGGSSALDPTTRPSAAPTRGAPGRPGAPDVVRAVKPLLRGWLHLGMFPLVVAAGIVAVALAPDARSRWAMAIFGLTAALLFGISALYHRGTWSPRTTMVLKRFDHSNIFLIIAGTYTPFAVLLLEDGPRRVLLLVAWLAALAGIAFRIFWVGAPRWLYVPAYVAMGWVAVAFLPQFLRGGGTAVTVLVVVGGLAYTAGALVYGLKRPDPSPRYFGFHEIFHALTVVGFVCHYVAASLALYRGDVPGA, encoded by the coding sequence GTGGGCAGCGCGAGGAGCACCGGCGAGGGCGGCAGCAGCGCCCTCGACCCGACCACCCGCCCGTCGGCGGCCCCGACCCGCGGGGCGCCCGGGAGGCCCGGCGCCCCCGACGTGGTGCGGGCCGTCAAGCCCCTGCTGCGCGGCTGGCTGCACCTCGGCATGTTCCCGCTCGTCGTGGCGGCCGGGATCGTCGCCGTCGCCCTGGCGCCAGACGCCCGCAGCCGCTGGGCGATGGCGATCTTCGGGCTGACGGCGGCCCTGCTCTTCGGCATCAGCGCGCTGTACCACCGGGGTACGTGGTCACCGCGGACGACGATGGTCCTCAAGCGGTTCGACCACTCGAACATCTTCCTCATCATCGCGGGCACCTACACGCCCTTCGCCGTCCTCCTCCTCGAGGACGGCCCCCGGCGGGTGCTCCTGCTCGTCGCCTGGCTGGCCGCGCTCGCGGGCATCGCCTTCCGCATCTTCTGGGTCGGCGCCCCGCGGTGGCTGTACGTCCCCGCCTACGTCGCGATGGGCTGGGTGGCGGTCGCCTTCCTCCCCCAGTTCCTCCGCGGCGGGGGGACGGCCGTGACGGTGCTCGTCGTCGTCGGCGGCCTCGCCTACACCGCCGGCGCGCTCGTCTACGGGCTCAAGAGGCCCGACCCGAGCCCGCGCTACTTCGGCTTCCACGAGATCTTCCACGCGCTGACGGTCGTCGGCTTCGTGTGCCACTACGTGGCTGCCTCCCTGGCCCTGTACCGCGGGGACGTCCCCGGCGCCTGA
- the glpX gene encoding class II fructose-bisphosphatase — translation MTHATSLPPSLAVGQQAPDRNLGLELVRVTEAAAMAAGRWVGRGDKDGADGAAVNAMRRLISTVEMDGTVVIGEGEKDEAPMLFNGEQVGDGSGAACDVAVDPIDGTRLCALGMPNAVAVIAVAERGAMYDPSAVFYMDKLATGPEAADVVDIRLPVKENVRRLARAKGCAVGDVTVVVLDRPRHEGLVTEIREAGARIHFIPDGDVAGAIMAARPGTGIDLMLGIGGTPEGIIAACALKALGGVLQGRLWPKDDEERQRALDAGHDLDRVLTTDDLVRGDNCYFVATGITDGELVRGVRYGGGTVRTQSLVMRSKSGTIRTVESEHRLTKLQAYAAVDFSGTGGRTA, via the coding sequence ATGACGCACGCCACCTCGCTGCCGCCCTCGCTGGCCGTGGGCCAGCAGGCCCCCGACCGCAACCTCGGGCTGGAGCTCGTCCGCGTCACCGAGGCCGCCGCGATGGCGGCGGGGCGCTGGGTGGGCCGCGGCGACAAGGACGGCGCGGACGGCGCGGCGGTCAACGCCATGCGGCGCCTCATCAGCACGGTTGAAATGGACGGCACGGTCGTCATCGGCGAGGGCGAGAAGGACGAGGCGCCCATGCTCTTCAACGGCGAGCAGGTCGGCGACGGCTCCGGGGCCGCGTGCGACGTCGCCGTCGACCCCATCGACGGCACGCGGCTCTGCGCCCTCGGCATGCCGAACGCCGTGGCGGTCATCGCCGTCGCCGAGCGCGGGGCCATGTACGACCCCAGCGCCGTCTTCTACATGGACAAGCTGGCCACCGGGCCGGAGGCGGCCGACGTCGTCGACATCCGTCTGCCGGTGAAGGAGAACGTCCGCCGTCTCGCGCGCGCCAAGGGCTGCGCCGTCGGCGACGTCACCGTCGTCGTCCTCGACCGCCCCCGCCACGAGGGCCTCGTCACCGAGATCCGCGAGGCCGGCGCGCGCATCCACTTCATCCCCGACGGCGACGTCGCCGGCGCGATCATGGCCGCGCGCCCGGGCACCGGCATCGACCTCATGCTCGGCATCGGCGGGACGCCGGAGGGCATCATCGCCGCCTGCGCGCTCAAGGCCCTCGGCGGCGTCCTCCAGGGACGGCTGTGGCCCAAGGACGACGAGGAGCGGCAGCGCGCGCTCGACGCCGGCCACGACCTCGACCGGGTGCTCACGACCGACGACCTCGTCCGCGGCGACAACTGCTACTTCGTCGCCACCGGCATCACCGACGGCGAGCTCGTCCGCGGCGTGCGCTACGGCGGCGGGACCGTGCGGACGCAGAGCCTCGTCATGCGCTCGAAGTCCGGCACCATCCGGACCGTGGAGAGCGAGCACCGGCTGACCAAGCTGCAGGCCTACGCGGCGGTGGACTTCTCCGGCACGGGCGGGCGGACCGCGTGA